The sequence GCCTTCAAAAAGGGGGCGTGGCTTTAAAAGAATTGCCTAAAGGCGTGTATTTATATTATTCCAAAACCTACCCTAAACACGCCAAAGTCATCAAATCCGATCCTTTTGTGGGGCTATATTTGTTGCAAAGCGTGCCAAGCGAGTATGTTTATACCTTAAGGGATTTAGACAAAGACGCCCTGATAAGGCCAATGGCTAGTATAGGGACTAATCAAGCCACAGAAACGCGATTATTGGTGGGGCAAAAAGGTTATGACCGCTACGCTCAAATTTCACAAAAGATTCAAAAAAATGGCGTTATCAGCAATATTTGCTATCAAATGCTAGGGCTAGGGGTAGGGGGGAATGGCTTTATAGAAACGAAATTTATCAAGCGCTTTTTAAACCAGCAAGAGCCTTATTATGGGGATATTGGGGTGCGTTTAGAAGAACATCACAAGCGTTTAGTGGTAGCGCAATTTGATCCCTTTTTCCCTAAAAACCCTTTTTTAAAAAACGATGAAATCCTAGCGATCAACCATCAAAAGATCCACTCGTTAGCGGAGTTTGAATGGGTGGTGAGCAATCTTAAATACCAAAGCCTTGTAAAAGTGGAAATCAAACGGAACCATAAAATCAAAGAAGTAACGCTCAAAGTCAATAAGCGTTATGGGGGGTTTTTACTCAAAGACACTTTTTTAGAGCGCTATGGCATCGCTTTAGACGAGCGTTTTATCATCACTAAAATAGGCACTCATTTGCCCAAAGGCTTGGATTTTTTAAAGCTTGGGGATAGGATTTTATGGGTGAATCATAAAAGCGTTTCGTTCAACCCGAAAGCTTTAAGAGAAGCGTTAAGCGCGCCTAAAATTGAATTATTAGTCTGGCGTCAAGGCTTTGAATTTTACATTAAAGTCCGTTGAAACATTGATGAAAAATGACGCTTATGAGATTATTCTTTCTTGGTTTATCACGCCTCTCACGGCGATTTTAGGGCGTTTCGCTGAATTTTTCCTCTACACCTTGCATGCGCAATTGGTGTTTAATAGCGTGGTCGCTTTGGCGTTCATGCTCTTTGCTTACAGAAGTTTGAAAGAACAGAATTTCTTCAGCGCTAGCGCACTTTTAGAATCGTTATGGTTTGTGGGGTTTTTTGCACTTTTTAACTACGCTTTAAAAAACCCTTCGCGCTTTTATGAATTGTTTCAAAACGCTATTTTTATTGCACCTAACATGATCACTCAAAGCCTTTCTCAAAGCTTGAGTAACTTTTCTAACCACGCGCTTTCTTTAGATTTTATCTTTAATCATGGTTTTTATGCCCTTAG is a genomic window of Helicobacter pylori oki112 containing:
- a CDS encoding PDZ domain-containing protein encodes the protein MLHKALIVLLVFLNGLGAYDFKHCQAFFKKASLQKGGVALKELPKGVYLYYSKTYPKHAKVIKSDPFVGLYLLQSVPSEYVYTLRDLDKDALIRPMASIGTNQATETRLLVGQKGYDRYAQISQKIQKNGVISNICYQMLGLGVGGNGFIETKFIKRFLNQQEPYYGDIGVRLEEHHKRLVVAQFDPFFPKNPFLKNDEILAINHQKIHSLAEFEWVVSNLKYQSLVKVEIKRNHKIKEVTLKVNKRYGGFLLKDTFLERYGIALDERFIITKIGTHLPKGLDFLKLGDRILWVNHKSVSFNPKALREALSAPKIELLVWRQGFEFYIKVR